In a genomic window of Gossypium arboreum isolate Shixiya-1 chromosome 9, ASM2569848v2, whole genome shotgun sequence:
- the LOC108457199 gene encoding uncharacterized protein LOC108457199 → MASDMFVVPQTRGTVLCCKCGISMAPNPANMCVTCLRSEVDITEGLRKHVTIMHCPDCDSYLQPPRTWIKAQLESKELLTFCVKRLETDLKKVRLVNAEFIWTEPHSKRIKVKLKVQKEVLNGAILEQSYVVEYVQQDNMCDSCTRYQANPDQWVASVQLRQRVSHRRTFFYLEQLILKHDAAAHAIKIKQMDQGIDFFFSNRSHAVKFVEFLGKVAPTKSRHDKQLVSHDPKSNSYNYKYTFSVEISPICREDLICLPPKVATSLGNLGPLVICTKVTNNITLLDPFTLRQCFLDTDQYWRHSFKSLLGSRQLVEYDVFNIEVVSPEYNLGGSKYVMADAEVARVSDYGKLFYIRTHLGHILKPGDRALGYDLYGANNNDIELDKYRGLVLPEAILIKKSYEEKRQKKRGKPRPWKLKSLDMELDESKGRANEQKLDTEYEEFLRDLEENPELRFNLSLYRNKDYQPSEMVSVSDGDDLPSVPLEELLADLELSEQEDGEDSMRE, encoded by the coding sequence ATGGCATCAGATATGTTTGTGGTTCCTCAAACAAGAGGTACTGTCTTGTGTTGCAAATGTGGTATTTCAATGGCGCCAAATCCTGCCAACATGTGTGTAACATGTTTGAGGTCTGAAGTTGACATCACAGAAGGTTTACGAAAGCATGTGACCATTATGCATTGTCCCGATTGTGATAGCTACTTGCAGCCCCCAAGAACTTGGATAAAAGCTCAGTTGGAATCAAAGGAGCTCTTGACGTTTTGTGTGAAACGACTGGAGACTGATTTGAAGAAAGTTAGGCTGGTAAATGCTGAATTCATTTGGACTGAACCACATTCTAAGAGAATCAAGGTCAAGCTGAAGGTTCAAAAAGAGGTTCTTAATGGAGCGATTTTGGAGCAATCTTATGTTGTCGAGTATGTTCAACAAGATAACATGTGTGACTCTTGTACGAGGTATCAGGCGAATCCTGACCAGTGGGTGGCTTCTGTGCAACTCAGACAGCGTGTATCCCACAGGCGAACCTTCTTTTATTTGGAACAGCTCATCCTGAAACATGATGCTGCTGCCCATGCCATTAAAATCAAGCAAATGGATCAAGGAATTGATTTTTTCTTTTCCAACAGGAGTCATGCTGTGAAGTTTGTCGAATTTTTAGGTAAAGTTGCTCCAACAAAGAGTAGACATGACAAACAGCTTGTGTCTCATGATCCTAAGAGTAATAGCTACAATTACAAGTACACGTTCTCAGTCGAAAtatcccccatttgccgtgaggATTTGATTTGTTTGCCTCCAAAGGTGGCTACTAGTTTGGGGAACCTTGGTCCTCTTGTGATCTGCACGAAAGTTACGAACAACATTACGTTGTTGGATCCGTTTACTCTGAGGCAGTGTTTCTTGGACACTGACCAGTATTGGAGGCATTCCTTCAAGTCCCTACTTGGTAGCAGGCAACTGGTGGAATATGATGTCTTTAACATTGAAGTTGTTTCTCCTGAATATAATCTTGGGGGCTCGAAATATGTAATGGCAGATGCTGAGGTGGCTCGTGTAAGTGATTATGGGAAGTTGTTTTACATAAGAACACACCTAGGCCATATTCTAAAGCCTGGAGATCGTGCACTCGGGTATGACCTTTATGGGGCCAACAATAATGATATTGAACTCGATAAGTATAGAGGACTTGTCCTTCCTGAGGCAATTCTGATAAAGAAGAGCTATGAAGAAAAACGCCAGAAGAAGCGTGGGAAGCCTCGTCCATGGAAGCTTAAGTCCCTTGATATGGAACTAGACGAATCTAAAGGTAGAGCGAACGAACAGAAGCTGGACACAGAATATGAAGAGTTCTTGAGGGATTTGGAAGAGAACCCTGAGCTAAGGTTCAACTTATCACTGTACCGTAACAAAGATTACCAGCCATCAGAGATGGTATCGGTGTCGGATGGGGATGATCTGCCTTCGGTTCCATTGGAAGAGTTGCTGGCCGATCTCGAGCTGAGTGAACAAGAAGATGGTGAAGATAGCATGAGAGAATGA